From the genome of Chlorocebus sabaeus isolate Y175 chromosome 2, mChlSab1.0.hap1, whole genome shotgun sequence, one region includes:
- the LOC119619285 gene encoding LOW QUALITY PROTEIN: src-like-adapter 2 (The sequence of the model RefSeq protein was modified relative to this genomic sequence to represent the inferred CDS: deleted 1 base in 1 codon) yields MGSLPSRRKSLPSPSLSPSVQGQGPVTTEAERSKATAVALGSFPAGGPAELSLRLGGEPLTIVSEDGDWWTVLSEVSGREYNIPSVHVAKVSHGWLYEGLSREKAEELLLLPGNPGGAFLIRESQTRRGSYSLSVRLSRPASWDRIRHYRIQRLDNGWLYISPRLTFPSLQALVDHYSELADDICCLLKEPCVLQRAGLLPSKDTPLPVTVQRTPLNWKELDSSLLFSEVATGEESLLIEGLRESLSSYISLNEEAVSLDDA; encoded by the exons ATGGGAAGTCTGCCCAGCAGAAGAAAATCCCTGCCAAGCCCAAGCTTGAGTCCCTCTGTGCAAGGCCAGGGACCTGTGACCACGGAAGCAG AGAGAAGCAAGGCCACAGCCGTGGCCCTGGGCAGTTTCCCAGCAGGTGGCCCAGCTGAGCTGTCGCTGAGACTCGGG GGGGAGCCATTGACCATCGTCTCTGA gGATGGAGACTGGTGGACGGTGCTGTCTGAAGTCTCAGGCAGAGAGTACAACATCCCCAGCGTCCACGTGGCCAAAGTCTCCCATGG GTGGCTGTATGAGGGCCTAAGCAGGGAGAAAGCTGAGGAACTGCTGTTGTTACCTGGGAACCCTGGAGGGGCCTTCCTCATCCGGGAGAGCCAAACCAGGAGAG GCTCTTACTCCCTGTCAGTCCGCCTCAGCCGCCCTGCATCCTGGGACCGAATCAGACACTACAGGATCCAGCGCCTTGACAATGGCTGGCTGTACATCTCACCGCGCCTCACCTTCCCCTCACTCCAGGCCCTGGTGGACCATTACTCTG AGCTGGCGGATGACATCTGCTGCCTCCTCAAGGAGCCCTGTGTCCTGCAGAGGGCTGGCCTGCTCCCTAGCAAGGATACACCCCTACCTGTGACTGTACAGAGGACACCACTCAACTGGAAAGAGCTGGACAG CTCCCTCCTGTTTTCTGAAGTTGCCACAGGGGAGGAGTCTCTTCTCATTGAGGGTCTCCGGGAGTCCCTCAGCTCCTACATCAGCCTGAATGAGGAGGCTGTCTCTTTGGATGATGCCTAG